A segment of the Asinibacterium sp. OR53 genome:
CGCCAAAGAACAACCAGTTGCGTCCAGCAGCACCTGTTGCATCGCGTTCTGCGGTGAACGACCTGAACGGCGCAATACCCGTTCCGGGTCCGATCATGATCACATCTTTATCTGCCGCGGGTAAGCGGAAGCGTTTGTTGGGTTGAATAAAGAAACTGATCTCATCACCCGGTTTTTTGCTTTCCAGGAATGAGGTGCCCAGTCCATACTGTTTTTCCCCGTTCACCGTAAACACATCTTGCAACACAGTAATGTGCACTTCGCCTTCGTGTGCGGCGGGTGAAGAAGCGATGTTGTAAATGCGCGGGGCGGTAGGGGTGAGTCCGAGTACAATGGCTTCGAACTGTGTTGCATCCTTCAAAGGATATTTCTGCAATAGTTCCAGCAAACCTACCCTTCCCGCCGGGATATCCTGTCCAACAATGGTTGCATATTGTTTAACAGATTTCTCCAACAGGTAAGTAATATTCAGCTTCTGCGTGAGCAGGTCTTTGATCGTAAACGTTTCATTTTTCCATGAAATATTTTTTGCCGGATCTGTTTGACTGAGGGCCAGTATCTCTTCCACGATCGCTGCCGGGTTTTCCGGTATGATGGCAATGGAATCGCCGGGGAGATATTCTACGCCTTCTGCTGCTATTTCAATATGGTATGTTTTCCTGTCTGAATTGTTGGCATTGAGATTAATACTGGAGAGTATGGTGCCGGTATAGGTTTTCTTACCGGCTGGTTTTTTCTGATCAGTAACAACCGGTGCCGCTACAATAGCCGGAACACCTGCATTATCGAATGATTTGAGCAAATCAGAAAACCAGCTATGCGCCAGCTCTTCATAATCGAGGTCGCATTTTTGCAGCGGAACGATGCGATTGCCGCCCAGTTTTTGCAACTGACTGTCTACATCTTCTCCTGCTTTGCAAAACTGCGGATAAGCCGTATCGCCCAGCGCCAACACACCAAATTTCAATTGCGGTATTTTAAAACCATTGTTGTGGATATGGTCGTAAAATTTTTGTGCCGCGGTAGGAGGTTCACCTTCGCCCTGTGTGCTGATCACGGTAATAAAATACTCTTCTTTTGGAAGATCGGTGAGGCGATACTGGTCAAGCCCCACCAGTTTGGTTTGTATCCCATTCTTCTTTGCCTTAGCGGCAAATTCCGTGGCCAGCTTTTTAGAGTTACCGGTTTCGGTGCCATAGGTAATGGTGATCTTCTTAGGTGCGGCCGCAGCAACACTTACAGGAACCGCAACGGCTACAGCAGGCTGTGGTTGCTGCCCCAGCAATGCAGATAAATAACCGTTGATCCAAATCAGCTCCTCTTTGCTTGACTCGCTGATCAGATCTGTCAGTAATTTGAATTTAGGCCCTGTTAACATGTTTATTATCTTTAGCTGTATCGTCGTGTATGGTGCTTACACGACCTGTCAGTGGTTTGAAATAATGCTCTTTGCTGTAACTGTTGGCAATCCAGGCAAACTGCTCGTGAAGCGCCACCACTTTGCCAATGATCACCAGGGAAGGCGATAAAAACACCGTTCCTTTCAGTTGGCGTTCATAATCATACAGGCTGCAAGTGTGGATGGTTTGCAGTGGCGTTGTTGCCTGTTCGGCAACTGCCAGCAATTTATCGGCGCTGATCTGGTGTTGTGTAAGTTTTTCAACAACGGTATCGAGTGTTTCGGATGACATATACCATACCAGCGTATCATTTGTTTCCGCCAGTTCTTTCCATTCTTCATCCGTCACTACATCTGATTTGTAATAAGTGAGGAAGCGAACAGAAGTGGCATATCCTCTTGCCGTAAGCGGAATACCGGCATAAGCCGATGCACCGAGTGCAGCAGTAACCCCAGGAACGATTTCATAGGGGATCTGATGGGCTACCAGTGTTTCCAGTTCATCCAGGATATTGGAAAATATCCCGGTATCGCCTCCTTTGAGCCGGACTACCAGCTGATGCCGGCTGGCATGATGTACCAGTAATTCGTTGATGGTAAGTTGCGGAGTAGAGATCCCCCTGCGGCATTGTTTACCCACATATGTTACTTCTGCTCCAGGCTTCACATGCGCTTTGATGACATCTTCACTCACGAGCCTGTCGGCCAGTACCACATCTGCCTGTTGCAAAAAGCGAACAGTCTTCAGGGTCACCAGTTCCGGGTCTCCCGGACCGGCTGCCGCCAATATCACTTTGCCTTTGGTGGGTTGATAGCTCATACAACTGGTTTTAGAACAATCCTTCAACAGAAAGATATCTTTCGCCGGTATCGTAGTTGAAGGTTAATATTTTTGATCCTTTGGGTATCTCGGATAGTTTCTTTGCAACGCCGGCAAGTGCAGCGCCTGATGAGACACCGATGAACAATCCTTCTTCTTTCGCAGCACGCTGTGCATAGCTGAATGCTTCATCCTTACCTATGGTGATGATACCATCGAGTATTTCCCTGTTCAGGATAGAAGGAATGAAGTTGGCACCCAGGCCTTGCAAGGGGTGCGGACCAGGAGCGCCGCCACTTAATACGGGCGACAATTCCGGTTCTACTGCGAACACTTTCAGTTGAGGGAATTGTTTTTTCAACACTTCCGCTACACCGGTGATGTGACCGCCGGTTCCAACACCGGTGATGATATAGTCCAGTCCGTCGGGAAAATCTGCGAGAATTTCTTTCGCAGTCGTTTGGCGATGAACCTCTGTATTGGCAGGGTTATCGAATTGCTGCGGTACCCAGGAGTTAGGAGTTTCCGCTGCCAGCTCATTGGCTTTATCTACAGCGCCCTTCATACCTTTTTCGCGGGGCGTTAGTACAAACTCTGCACCGTAGAGCGCCATCAGTCTTCTGCGCTCGATGCTCATACTTTCAGGCATTACCAGGATAATCTTGTATCCTTTCACAGTTGCTACCAGCGCCAGGCCGATGCCGGTATTACCGCTCGTAGGTTCAATGATCACACTGTCTTTCTTGAGCAAGCCCTTGGCTTCCGCATCTTCGATCATCGCCAGGGCAATCCTGTCTTTGATGCTGGCGCCGGGATTGCTTCTTTCCAGCTTCACCCATACTTCGTGTTCATTGCCAAATAATTTATTGATCCTCACATGAGGAGTATTGCCGATCGTTTCTAAAATGTTAGCTGCTTTCATGCTTTTATTTTTACAGTGTTTTGAGTTAAATCACAAAATTTAAAGGTTCGGGAAAAGGGTCTTTGCCTTTGATGTGTATCTCGCTTTTATGATACACTACGGAATTCGCGGGCACACTGTGGGTGAGCCAGATATTACCGCCGATGATACTACCGCTGCCAACAACGGTTTCGCCACCCAATATGGTTGCTCCGGAATAAATGATCACATGGTCTTCAATGGAAGGATGTCTTTTTTTGTTGGCCAGTTCTTTTGCCACATTCAAAGCGCCCAATGTTACACCCTGGTAGATCTTCACATGGTTACCGATAACGGTGGTCTCTCCGATTACTATGCCGGTGCCATGATCGATGGCAAAAGAAGATCCTATTTCTGCGCCCGGATGTATATCGATGCCTGTTTTGCTGTGTGCGTATTCAGAGAGAATGCGCGGCAGGGTTTTAATGCCCTGCAGGTGCAGTTGGTGTGCGATGCGATAAATAGCCGTGGCATAAAAACCCGGGTAAGCCACCAGTACTTCTTCGATGGACTGGGCCGCGGGATCGAACTTCAGCACTGTTTCTGCATCCAGTAACAATGCTTCGTACAATTCCGGCAGTTCGTAGAAGAAATGCTCGGTGTGTTGCTTCACCAGTTGCTCATCCCTGATCAATTCAAACAGGATGGCTGAAAAAGTATTCTGCAATTCCTGGTATTCCTGCGTCAGTTTTTCGGCAGAATCGTACCGGCCTTCATAAGAACCAAAAAGCAGGTTGAACAGATCATCAGTAAAACGTTCGGCCAATTCCTTATCGGGAAACCGGCTGAAGCGCTTCCTGTTCTTGTGAAATAAATGCTGTACGAAATCCTGTTTGGTCATGATGGGTTATTTTATTGGATCATGCATGCACCAACGGTAACATGACTGGTCTCGTCTATCAATATCGCTCCTCCGTTCGTTCTTAATTTTTTATAGCTGTCATAAGCAATGGGCGAAGCGGTTTTGATGGTAGCCTTCACCACATCGTTCAATCCTACTTTTTCGGGGAACGCTTCCTGCTGCAATGAGTTCACATCTAGCTTATAGGTGATCTCTTTCACCACGCTTCGAACCGTTTTACTGTTCAATTGCAGGAGGTATTTATTTCCGGGGATGAGGGGTTTGTGGTCCATCCAACACAACAATACTTCTATCTCGTTGCCAACAGCAGGCTGGTTATCTGTTTTAACGATGATATCACCGCGGCTGAT
Coding sequences within it:
- the cobA gene encoding uroporphyrinogen-III C-methyltransferase, whose translation is MSYQPTKGKVILAAAGPGDPELVTLKTVRFLQQADVVLADRLVSEDVIKAHVKPGAEVTYVGKQCRRGISTPQLTINELLVHHASRHQLVVRLKGGDTGIFSNILDELETLVAHQIPYEIVPGVTAALGASAYAGIPLTARGYATSVRFLTYYKSDVVTDEEWKELAETNDTLVWYMSSETLDTVVEKLTQHQISADKLLAVAEQATTPLQTIHTCSLYDYERQLKGTVFLSPSLVIIGKVVALHEQFAWIANSYSKEHYFKPLTGRVSTIHDDTAKDNKHVNRA
- a CDS encoding sulfite reductase flavoprotein subunit alpha, coding for MLTGPKFKLLTDLISESSKEELIWINGYLSALLGQQPQPAVAVAVPVSVAAAAPKKITITYGTETGNSKKLATEFAAKAKKNGIQTKLVGLDQYRLTDLPKEEYFITVISTQGEGEPPTAAQKFYDHIHNNGFKIPQLKFGVLALGDTAYPQFCKAGEDVDSQLQKLGGNRIVPLQKCDLDYEELAHSWFSDLLKSFDNAGVPAIVAAPVVTDQKKPAGKKTYTGTILSSINLNANNSDRKTYHIEIAAEGVEYLPGDSIAIIPENPAAIVEEILALSQTDPAKNISWKNETFTIKDLLTQKLNITYLLEKSVKQYATIVGQDIPAGRVGLLELLQKYPLKDATQFEAIVLGLTPTAPRIYNIASSPAAHEGEVHITVLQDVFTVNGEKQYGLGTSFLESKKPGDEISFFIQPNKRFRLPAADKDVIMIGPGTGIAPFRSFTAERDATGAAGRNWLFFGEGRFTDDFLYQTEWQNWFNTDVLTKVSLAFHKDSADKPFVHHRILQHGAELFEWMQNGAYLYLCGEKDPMSKEVEAALLTVIEREGKLSAEDAAKYFEQLKTEGRYAKDVY
- the cysK gene encoding cysteine synthase A, whose protein sequence is MKAANILETIGNTPHVRINKLFGNEHEVWVKLERSNPGASIKDRIALAMIEDAEAKGLLKKDSVIIEPTSGNTGIGLALVATVKGYKIILVMPESMSIERRRLMALYGAEFVLTPREKGMKGAVDKANELAAETPNSWVPQQFDNPANTEVHRQTTAKEILADFPDGLDYIITGVGTGGHITGVAEVLKKQFPQLKVFAVEPELSPVLSGGAPGPHPLQGLGANFIPSILNREILDGIITIGKDEAFSYAQRAAKEEGLFIGVSSGAALAGVAKKLSEIPKGSKILTFNYDTGERYLSVEGLF
- a CDS encoding serine O-acetyltransferase is translated as MTKQDFVQHLFHKNRKRFSRFPDKELAERFTDDLFNLLFGSYEGRYDSAEKLTQEYQELQNTFSAILFELIRDEQLVKQHTEHFFYELPELYEALLLDAETVLKFDPAAQSIEEVLVAYPGFYATAIYRIAHQLHLQGIKTLPRILSEYAHSKTGIDIHPGAEIGSSFAIDHGTGIVIGETTVIGNHVKIYQGVTLGALNVAKELANKKRHPSIEDHVIIYSGATILGGETVVGSGSIIGGNIWLTHSVPANSVVYHKSEIHIKGKDPFPEPLNFVI